From the genome of Pseudoalteromonas aliena SW19, one region includes:
- a CDS encoding LysM peptidoglycan-binding domain-containing protein, with protein sequence MFLNRYIGILPLIFILSGCETTPEQPAPKTIIKANPVVNQQSKAIEQIAPLNPKELDDVWQRIRAQLSFTNSSHPAVQQRIAWYLSHPNYMDEISRRATPYLYHIVTEIEKRDLPIELALMPLIESDFDASAYSHKHASGLWQLTPSIAKYFKVKISPWYDGRQDVIDSTRAALDFMEYLYKRFDSDWYHAIAAYNLGEGRVLRAIKNNKRQGKPTDFFSLKLPKQTSQYVPKLLAAAQLLKSQKMAFPAIANKNTIAVIPVSGAVIIDNKEKWQQLESLNYGVIRFPAVIDAPHIVVLADEQIEFKAMLANQKSNDYSQWQHYTIQSGDSLSVIAKRHAITVNQLKAFNNLKSNRIRAGKKLILPILADQEIEHKVKSGESLWKIAKYYKVSINKLKQWNNLSSDHLKIGKKLTVFLSNS encoded by the coding sequence GTGTTTTTAAATCGATATATCGGCATTTTGCCACTGATTTTTATTTTATCTGGCTGTGAGACAACACCAGAGCAACCAGCCCCTAAAACAATTATTAAAGCTAATCCTGTTGTTAATCAACAAAGTAAAGCAATTGAACAAATCGCGCCTTTAAATCCTAAAGAGCTGGACGATGTTTGGCAACGTATTCGCGCGCAGCTAAGTTTTACTAATTCAAGCCACCCTGCCGTTCAACAACGCATTGCATGGTACTTATCTCACCCTAACTATATGGATGAAATTAGCCGCCGCGCTACACCTTATCTTTATCATATAGTGACTGAAATAGAAAAACGAGATTTACCAATAGAGCTGGCATTAATGCCACTTATTGAAAGCGATTTTGATGCAAGCGCCTATTCTCATAAACATGCGTCTGGTCTTTGGCAGCTAACGCCCTCTATTGCTAAATATTTTAAAGTAAAAATTTCACCTTGGTATGACGGTAGACAAGACGTGATAGACAGTACCCGTGCAGCATTGGATTTCATGGAGTATTTATACAAACGTTTCGATAGCGATTGGTATCATGCTATTGCGGCTTATAATTTAGGTGAAGGCCGCGTTTTAAGAGCAATTAAAAACAATAAAAGGCAGGGTAAGCCAACCGATTTCTTCAGCTTAAAACTACCTAAACAAACAAGTCAATATGTCCCTAAGTTACTTGCTGCTGCCCAACTACTCAAAAGCCAAAAAATGGCATTTCCTGCGATAGCAAACAAAAATACCATTGCGGTGATACCGGTTTCGGGAGCCGTTATCATAGATAACAAAGAGAAGTGGCAACAACTAGAATCATTAAATTACGGTGTGATCCGCTTTCCCGCAGTTATTGATGCGCCTCATATAGTCGTTCTTGCCGATGAGCAAATAGAGTTTAAAGCAATGCTCGCAAATCAAAAAAGTAATGATTACAGTCAATGGCAACACTACACCATTCAATCTGGCGACAGTCTCAGTGTCATAGCTAAACGCCATGCAATAACAGTTAATCAGTTAAAGGCCTTTAACAATCTAAAAAGCAATCGTATTCGCGCAGGGAAAAAGCTGATACTCCCTATACTTGCAGATCAAGAAATCGAGCATAAAGTTAAATCAGGCGAAAGCTTATGGAAAATCGCTAAGTATTACAAAGTCAGTATTAACAAACTAAAACAATGGAATAACCTTTCAAGCGACCATTTAAAAATAGGTAAAAAACTTACTGTATTTTTGTCTAATAGCTAA